In Clostridium sp. DL-VIII, the following proteins share a genomic window:
- a CDS encoding spore coat protein, producing the protein MNDKELFEDILVAVKTSSDLLLHGTIESSTQNVHCAFDTALKDTLNMQNQLYNKMSQKGWYPSEQADQNKINQVKQTFSAQK; encoded by the coding sequence ATGAATGATAAAGAGTTATTTGAAGACATTTTAGTAGCAGTAAAAACTAGTTCTGATTTACTATTACACGGAACTATAGAATCCTCTACTCAAAATGTTCATTGTGCTTTTGATACAGCCTTGAAAGATACCTTAAACATGCAAAATCAGCTCTACAATAAGATGTCACAAAAAGGATGGTATCCTTCAGAGCAGGCTGATCAAAATAAAATAAATCAAGTTAAGCAAACTTTCTCAGCTCAAAAATAA
- a CDS encoding HAD family phosphatase — MVKNIIFDLGNVMIDFSPKEYAESKIAQEKVEEIYKCIFQSEEWPMLDRGTINEENARRNIISRNIENEDLINAVFDNWYDILIPIENSVDILKKLKENGYKVYYLSNFHCAAFEYMDEKYDLFKLFDGGVFSFKEKLLKPEREIYDKIIQEYNLTSSETIFIDDTEVNVKAARKLGLKGIVLDDPKNLLAELQKFDINI; from the coding sequence TTGGTTAAGAATATAATATTTGATCTTGGAAATGTAATGATAGATTTCAGCCCTAAAGAATATGCTGAATCCAAAATTGCTCAAGAAAAGGTGGAAGAAATATATAAATGCATCTTTCAAAGTGAAGAATGGCCAATGCTTGATAGGGGAACAATTAATGAAGAAAATGCTAGAAGAAATATAATTAGCAGAAATATAGAGAATGAAGATTTAATAAATGCAGTTTTCGATAATTGGTACGATATCTTAATTCCTATAGAAAATAGTGTGGACATATTAAAAAAATTAAAAGAAAATGGATATAAAGTATATTATTTATCTAATTTTCATTGTGCTGCATTTGAATATATGGATGAAAAATATGATTTGTTCAAATTATTTGATGGAGGAGTATTTTCATTTAAAGAAAAATTACTTAAGCCTGAGAGAGAAATATATGACAAAATAATACAAGAATATAATCTAACGTCAAGTGAAACTATATTCATTGACGATACGGAAGTTAATGTGAAAGCAGCTAGAAAATTAGGATTAAAAGGAATTGTTTTAGATGATCCTAAAAACTTGTTAGCAGAATTACAGAAATTCGATATAAATATCTAG
- the speD gene encoding adenosylmethionine decarboxylase, translating to MMLGLENKLKLYGFNNLTKTLSFNIYDVCYAKSEREQKDYIAYIDEQYNSERLTRILCDVTGSIGAHVLNISKQDYDPQGASVTILISEKNIGTQKIDESCNKGEIEILKSRDTVVGHLDKSHVTVHTYPEYHPDNSIATFRVDIDVSTCGEVSPLNALNYLIGSFDSDIITIDYRVRGFTRDVDGKKLFIDHKITSIQDYIDEGTLKKYDAMDINVYQSNIFHTKMLIKEIELQNYLFNRDVYEIKPKQRLEIENNLRKEMIEIFSGTNIY from the coding sequence GTGATGTTAGGGTTGGAAAATAAGCTGAAGTTATACGGCTTTAACAACCTCACAAAAACACTTAGCTTTAACATCTATGATGTATGCTATGCAAAAAGTGAGCGGGAGCAAAAGGACTATATTGCTTACATTGATGAGCAATACAATTCAGAAAGACTTACAAGAATTTTGTGTGATGTAACAGGGAGTATTGGCGCACATGTACTTAATATTTCAAAACAAGACTATGATCCTCAAGGTGCAAGTGTAACTATTTTGATATCGGAAAAAAATATAGGGACACAAAAAATAGATGAATCTTGTAATAAAGGTGAAATTGAAATTTTGAAATCCAGAGATACTGTCGTAGGGCATTTAGATAAAAGTCATGTAACGGTGCATACTTACCCAGAATATCATCCAGATAACTCAATTGCTACTTTTCGTGTGGATATTGATGTATCCACTTGTGGAGAGGTTTCTCCATTAAATGCATTAAACTATCTTATAGGAAGTTTTGATTCAGACATCATAACTATAGATTATCGTGTCAGAGGTTTTACCCGAGATGTTGATGGTAAGAAGTTATTTATAGATCACAAAATAACATCAATACAAGATTATATTGATGAAGGAACATTAAAGAAGTATGATGCTATGGATATAAATGTATATCAGTCAAACATATTTCACACTAAAATGTTGATAAAAGAAATTGAACTTCAGAATTATCTTTTTAATAGAGATGTTTATGAGATTAAGCCAAAACAAAGGCTTGAGATTGAAAACAATTTAAGGAAAGAAATGATCGAGATATTCAGTGGAACTAATATATATTAA
- the speE gene encoding polyamine aminopropyltransferase, translated as MELWYTEQHTENVRFSIKVEKEIHTEQTEFQRIDVLEAKEFGRFFTLDGLMMVTEKDEFIYHDMIVHVPMATNPNIKKVLVIGAGDGGTIRELTRYNTIERIDMVEIDKRVVDICREYFPITACKLDEPRVNLFYEDGLKFVRDKNDEYDLIIVDSTDPFGPGEGLFTKEFYGNCYKALKEDGILVNQHESPYYDNDAAAMKDAHEKITKFFPIIRVYQAHIPTYPSGHWLFGFASKKYHPVRDLNAEAWNSLGIKTKYYNTDLHVGCFALPNYVKEMLNGLTD; from the coding sequence ATGGAGTTATGGTATACAGAACAACATACTGAAAATGTAAGATTTTCAATTAAGGTTGAGAAGGAAATTCATACTGAACAAACCGAGTTTCAAAGAATAGATGTGCTGGAAGCTAAGGAATTCGGTAGATTTTTTACGTTAGATGGTCTAATGATGGTAACGGAAAAAGATGAATTTATTTATCATGATATGATAGTTCATGTACCAATGGCAACTAACCCTAATATTAAAAAAGTTCTAGTTATAGGTGCTGGAGATGGCGGAACAATAAGAGAACTTACAAGATATAACACAATCGAAAGAATAGATATGGTGGAAATCGATAAAAGAGTTGTAGATATATGTAGAGAATACTTTCCTATAACAGCATGTAAGCTTGATGAGCCACGAGTTAATCTATTTTATGAAGATGGCTTGAAATTTGTACGTGATAAGAACGATGAATATGATTTAATAATAGTAGATTCTACTGATCCATTTGGACCAGGAGAAGGACTATTTACTAAAGAGTTTTATGGAAACTGCTACAAAGCATTAAAGGAAGATGGAATTTTAGTTAATCAACATGAAAGTCCATATTATGATAATGATGCAGCAGCAATGAAGGATGCTCATGAAAAAATCACAAAGTTCTTTCCAATTATAAGGGTGTATCAAGCACATATTCCAACATATCCATCAGGACATTGGTTATTTGGCTTTGCTTCGAAAAAGTATCATCCTGTTAGAGATTTAAATGCAGAAGCTTGGAATAGTTTAGGAATAAAAACAAAATACTATAATACAGATCTTCATGTAGGATGTTTCGCTTTACCTAATTATGTTAAAGAAATGTTAAATGGACTTACAGATTAG
- a CDS encoding methyl-accepting chemotaxis protein: MKISKKVNHNFINTKNKSSNSSLKKASLIEKIKKLNFKPRKNYSSPATSNLTKSKIKLSKSSISFKVLLTVLPVVIITLLLLTIFTYTLGENALYSNSEELLTQISNITAQDISDVMDEKVKAIESLAHNPTIVDQQATIHDKLNILSEEKNFQQYSDMGIATPDGKLTLLSGATVDIKSYDYFTFALSGKSYVSEPFQSNFSKDLLIAISAPIKDENKTIGVLVAFRHGDDISNLSKKISFLNTGKAYVVNSSSKIIGHSNDEYVQKGTNLSEIITNPDKSAPYDLISNISQGGSGFAEIISDNKLQTLSYSVVPSTGWCVIVTAEKSDLLKSFGSLKFANIVTGIVSLIVISLVLIFSISRISKKILYVVSIMKDFSQGDFSTQIDEKHLRDSSETGVMCHSLTNIQHSLNNSIDTIKTNSENLNEQSTGLSSISEELSSLIGTIAKAISDISEGTANQANNLTSSTDNLNKFANKLSTLTNKVNDVTITSSDIGTKAKESNDELKILIASIELLNTNFNNFSNALTLMTTDIKEVNNMTDLINGISEQTNLLALNAAIEAARAGEAGKGFAVVADEIRKLAEMSQSSAKKIYTIVSKVLKNTDDIVLSTDSITQDVKNQTNIINNTIVAFKHISTAVEDMIPKMYSIAKDFTELDSEKDSLVTNITNISAVSEQISATTQEIYSSSDELNSASSEVAASAQKVSSLSDELTQSFDQFKF; the protein is encoded by the coding sequence ATGAAAATTTCAAAGAAAGTTAACCATAACTTTATTAATACTAAAAACAAATCAAGTAATTCTTCATTAAAAAAGGCATCATTAATCGAAAAGATTAAGAAATTAAATTTTAAACCAAGAAAAAATTATAGTTCTCCAGCTACTAGTAATCTTACCAAAAGTAAAATTAAGTTAAGCAAAAGTTCAATTAGCTTTAAGGTACTTTTGACAGTTTTGCCAGTTGTAATTATAACTTTATTATTACTTACAATTTTTACTTATACTCTAGGAGAAAATGCTTTATATTCTAATAGTGAAGAACTACTTACTCAAATAAGTAATATTACCGCGCAGGATATAAGTGATGTAATGGATGAAAAAGTTAAAGCAATTGAGAGTTTAGCTCATAATCCAACTATTGTAGATCAACAGGCAACTATACATGATAAATTAAATATATTATCTGAAGAAAAGAATTTTCAGCAGTATTCTGATATGGGTATAGCTACTCCTGACGGAAAGTTAACACTTCTAAGTGGAGCTACAGTTGATATTAAATCTTATGACTATTTCACTTTTGCCCTTTCTGGGAAATCATATGTTTCAGAACCTTTTCAAAGTAATTTTAGTAAAGATTTATTAATAGCAATATCGGCTCCAATAAAAGATGAAAACAAAACAATTGGTGTTTTAGTTGCATTTAGACACGGAGATGATATATCAAATCTTAGTAAAAAAATATCATTTTTAAATACTGGTAAAGCATATGTAGTTAATTCTAGTAGTAAAATAATTGGACATTCAAACGATGAGTATGTGCAAAAAGGTACTAATCTTAGTGAAATCATAACAAATCCTGATAAATCAGCTCCTTATGATTTAATCAGTAATATTTCTCAAGGAGGAAGTGGTTTTGCTGAAATTATCTCTGACAATAAACTTCAAACTCTATCTTATTCTGTAGTACCAAGCACTGGCTGGTGTGTTATCGTAACTGCTGAAAAAAGTGATTTACTAAAATCATTTGGTTCCTTAAAATTTGCTAATATAGTAACTGGTATTGTAAGTCTTATAGTAATATCCTTAGTTTTAATTTTTTCAATATCAAGGATTTCTAAAAAAATACTATATGTTGTCAGTATAATGAAAGATTTTTCACAAGGTGATTTTTCTACTCAAATAGATGAAAAACATTTAAGGGATTCTTCTGAAACTGGAGTTATGTGTCATTCATTAACAAATATTCAACATTCTTTAAATAACAGTATTGATACAATTAAAACAAATTCTGAGAATCTCAATGAGCAGTCCACTGGTCTTTCATCTATCTCTGAAGAATTATCTTCACTTATTGGGACTATAGCAAAAGCAATCAGTGATATTTCAGAAGGAACAGCCAATCAAGCTAATAATTTAACTAGTAGCACCGATAATTTAAACAAATTTGCAAATAAACTTTCAACTCTTACAAATAAGGTTAATGACGTTACTATTACTTCTTCAGATATTGGTACTAAGGCAAAAGAAAGTAACGATGAACTAAAAATACTAATTGCTTCAATAGAACTATTAAATACCAATTTCAATAACTTTAGTAATGCACTGACATTAATGACTACAGATATTAAAGAAGTTAATAATATGACAGATTTAATAAATGGAATATCTGAACAAACAAACTTGCTTGCTCTAAATGCTGCAATTGAAGCTGCTAGAGCTGGTGAAGCTGGAAAAGGATTTGCTGTAGTTGCAGATGAAATAAGAAAGCTTGCAGAAATGAGCCAAAGTTCTGCTAAAAAGATTTATACCATAGTATCAAAGGTTCTTAAAAATACTGATGATATAGTACTTAGCACAGATAGTATTACCCAAGATGTTAAAAATCAAACAAATATTATTAATAATACAATTGTTGCATTTAAACATATCTCCACAGCAGTTGAAGATATGATTCCTAAAATGTATTCAATAGCTAAAGATTTTACTGAATTGGATTCCGAGAAAGATTCTCTGGTAACTAATATTACAAATATTTCTGCAGTATCAGAGCAGATTTCAGCAACCACACAAGAAATTTATTCTTCATCTGATGAATTAAACTCTGCAAGTTCTGAAGTTGCTGCTTCTGCTCAAAAGGTAAGCAGTTTATCTGATGAATTGACACAAAGCTTTGATCAATTTAAATTTTAA
- a CDS encoding HD domain-containing protein: MSDLRDLKELTKAKAVEEMQELKDKILERLNSVKRDGIDELINYLVERTDYFTAPASTKFHSNFDGGLAYHSDNVVELMLQKNKQYKLGLSDDTIYLAGYLHDLCKCNLYEKTMRLKKDEITGKWIGYASYEFDDRIPLGHGEKSVILLQQFVKLSLEECLMIRWHMGAYVPKDEYRDYNKAIEMYKSVLAFSNADAEASHFLEEVREPEVYPIEEYNKYVKEKAMKKNN, translated from the coding sequence ATGAGCGATTTACGCGATTTAAAAGAATTGACAAAAGCTAAAGCAGTGGAGGAAATGCAGGAATTAAAAGACAAAATATTAGAAAGATTAAACTCTGTTAAAAGAGATGGAATAGATGAATTGATAAATTACCTTGTAGAAAGAACGGATTATTTTACGGCACCAGCCTCAACAAAGTTTCATTCGAATTTTGATGGAGGGCTTGCATATCATTCGGACAATGTTGTTGAATTAATGCTTCAAAAGAACAAACAATATAAACTGGGACTTAGTGATGATACTATATACTTAGCAGGGTATCTGCATGATTTATGTAAATGTAATCTTTATGAAAAAACTATGAGACTAAAAAAGGATGAGATTACTGGAAAGTGGATAGGATATGCTTCTTACGAATTTGATGACAGAATTCCTTTAGGTCACGGAGAAAAAAGTGTAATTTTACTTCAGCAATTTGTCAAACTATCTCTAGAAGAATGTTTAATGATAAGATGGCATATGGGAGCGTATGTACCTAAAGATGAGTATAGAGATTATAATAAGGCTATAGAGATGTATAAATCTGTTTTGGCCTTTAGTAATGCTGATGCTGAAGCCTCACATTTCTTAGAAGAAGTACGAGAACCGGAAGTTTATCCAATAGAAGAATACAATAAGTATGTGAAAGAAAAAGCTATGAAAAAAAACAATTAA
- a CDS encoding DUF3892 domain-containing protein, whose amino-acid sequence MENASGDAGKNISEFGKDNLESKSYGNAEQNSIKAIIKHSGEITGYELSNGEKITKEKGVELAKAGSISGVSVSTSRKGEEYLRSLRDDDESNNLSSLPVIDE is encoded by the coding sequence ATGGAAAATGCATCAGGTGATGCTGGTAAAAATATCTCGGAATTTGGTAAGGATAACTTAGAGTCTAAATCATATGGGAATGCTGAACAGAATTCCATAAAAGCAATAATAAAGCATTCTGGAGAAATAACAGGATATGAGCTTTCAAATGGAGAAAAAATAACTAAAGAAAAAGGTGTAGAGTTAGCTAAAGCTGGATCTATATCAGGAGTATCTGTTTCAACCTCAAGAAAAGGCGAAGAATATTTAAGAAGTTTAAGAGATGATGATGAATCAAACAATTTAAGTTCATTGCCAGTAATAGATGAATAA
- a CDS encoding saccharopine dehydrogenase family protein translates to MGKALIIGAGGVASVAIHKCCQNSEVFEEICIASRTLSKCDAIKASLEGKTKTKIQTTKVDADNVPELVELINKFKPDVVINLALPYQDLTIMDACLETKVDYVDTANYEPLDTAKFEYKWQWEYREKFEKAGITALLGSGFDPGVTGVFSAYAQKHQFDEINYIDILDANAGDHGYPFATNFNPEINIREITAKGSYWEEGKWVETEPLELKRVYDFPEIGPKDMYLLHHEELESLGLNIKGIKRIRFWMTFSQKYITHLHVLENVGMTSIEPIEFEGKQIVPLQFLKAVLPDPASLGPRTKGKTNIGCIFQGKKDGKDKTYYVYNVCDHEECYKEVGSQAISYTTGVPAMIGASLILKGLWKKPGVYNVEEFDPDPFMEELNKWGLPWKESFSPTLVE, encoded by the coding sequence ATGGGAAAAGCTTTAATTATTGGTGCAGGTGGAGTTGCAAGTGTAGCAATTCATAAATGCTGCCAAAACTCAGAAGTATTTGAAGAAATTTGTATAGCGAGCAGAACATTATCAAAATGTGACGCAATAAAGGCTTCATTAGAAGGAAAAACTAAAACTAAGATACAGACAACTAAAGTAGACGCTGATAATGTACCAGAATTAGTAGAACTTATTAATAAGTTTAAACCAGATGTTGTTATAAATCTTGCACTTCCATATCAAGATTTAACTATTATGGATGCATGCTTAGAAACAAAGGTTGATTATGTAGATACAGCTAATTATGAACCTCTTGATACAGCTAAGTTTGAATATAAATGGCAATGGGAATACAGAGAAAAGTTCGAAAAGGCAGGAATAACAGCATTACTTGGAAGCGGTTTTGATCCAGGTGTTACAGGAGTATTTAGTGCTTATGCGCAAAAGCATCAATTTGATGAAATTAATTATATAGATATATTAGATGCTAATGCAGGTGATCATGGATATCCATTTGCAACAAACTTTAACCCAGAAATAAATATTCGTGAAATAACAGCTAAGGGAAGCTACTGGGAAGAAGGAAAATGGGTTGAAACAGAACCTCTTGAACTAAAAAGAGTTTATGATTTTCCAGAAATAGGACCAAAGGACATGTATTTACTTCATCATGAAGAATTAGAATCTTTAGGTTTAAATATTAAAGGAATCAAGAGAATAAGATTCTGGATGACTTTCTCACAAAAATATATAACACATTTACATGTGCTTGAAAATGTTGGTATGACTTCAATTGAACCAATTGAATTTGAAGGAAAACAAATAGTACCACTACAATTTTTAAAAGCTGTATTACCAGATCCAGCATCTTTAGGACCAAGAACAAAAGGTAAAACAAATATAGGATGTATCTTCCAAGGTAAAAAAGATGGAAAAGATAAAACTTATTATGTATATAATGTTTGTGATCATGAAGAATGTTATAAAGAAGTTGGTTCACAAGCAATTTCTTACACAACTGGAGTTCCAGCTATGATTGGTGCAAGCTTAATCTTAAAAGGTTTATGGAAGAAGCCAGGTGTATATAATGTTGAAGAATTTGATCCAGATCCATTCATGGAAGAACTAAATAAGTGGGGCTTACCATGGAAAGAAAGTTTTTCTCCAACACTAGTAGAGTAG
- a CDS encoding FHA domain-containing protein produces MITLNEENNLNYDSRLLMSLQLINVFIGVIITLICVVAYITIESIYIRGIIIAAVICLGAAGFIKLHKRLNKEEIIEDKSNISRIELVNEENEIIKAWDIGEKVSFIIGKNGRDNNVLVDLSCSIYSEFIEDNHAVLNFAAGKWYVEDLSEESGISIQKADDEIKYGIIKDAPCELKKGDVLFISKVKLLLK; encoded by the coding sequence GTGATTACTTTGAATGAAGAAAATAATCTAAATTATGATAGCAGATTGTTAATGAGTCTGCAGTTAATAAATGTATTTATAGGAGTCATAATTACACTTATATGTGTAGTTGCCTACATTACAATAGAATCAATTTATATAAGAGGAATAATCATAGCAGCAGTAATATGTTTAGGTGCAGCAGGTTTTATTAAACTTCACAAAAGACTTAATAAAGAGGAAATAATTGAGGATAAAAGCAATATAAGCAGAATTGAACTGGTTAATGAGGAAAATGAAATAATAAAAGCTTGGGATATAGGAGAAAAAGTGTCTTTTATTATTGGTAAAAATGGAAGAGATAATAACGTACTTGTAGATTTAAGCTGTTCAATATATTCAGAATTTATTGAAGATAATCATGCAGTTTTAAATTTTGCAGCAGGAAAGTGGTATGTAGAAGATTTGTCAGAAGAAAGTGGGATAAGCATACAAAAGGCTGACGATGAAATAAAATATGGAATTATAAAAGATGCTCCTTGTGAATTAAAAAAAGGAGATGTTTTATTTATTTCCAAAGTAAAATTATTGCTTAAATAA
- a CDS encoding aminotransferase class I/II-fold pyridoxal phosphate-dependent enzyme: protein MKNKESHSRAPIYEALIEYKKARVVPFDVPGHKQGRGNAMLREFLGEQCLSVDVNSMKPLDNLCHPVSVIKEAEELAADAFGSKHAFFMVNGTSSAVQAMVMSVCKRGEKIIMPRNVHRSAINALVITGAVPVYINPGTNKKLGIPLGMSVDDVKKAIKENPDAKAVLVNNPTYYGICSNLKEITKIAHEHGMYVLVDEAHGTHFYFGENMPVSAVEAGADMAAVSMHKTGGSLTQSSFLLLNCDLHVGYVRQIINLTQTTSGSYLLMSSLDLARRDLVLNGKEIFAKVTQIAEYARNEVNKIGGYYAFSKELIDGDAVYDFDITKLSIFTRDIGLAGIEVYDMLRDEYGIQIEFGDIGNILAIISVGDRNLAIERLIASLSEIKRLNSRDKAGMFDHEYINPEVVLTPEEAFYSAKKSIPMNESHGKICAESVMCYPPGIPILAPGEKITKEILDYINYAKEKGCFLTGTEDPKIENINIVEEK, encoded by the coding sequence ATGAAAAATAAAGAATCCCACTCAAGAGCACCAATTTATGAAGCACTAATAGAGTATAAGAAAGCCAGAGTAGTTCCATTTGACGTTCCAGGGCATAAGCAAGGGCGAGGAAATGCTATGCTTAGGGAGTTTTTAGGAGAGCAATGTTTGTCAGTTGACGTTAATTCAATGAAGCCACTAGATAATCTTTGTCATCCAGTGTCAGTTATTAAGGAAGCAGAAGAACTTGCAGCAGATGCATTTGGTTCAAAACATGCATTTTTTATGGTAAATGGAACAAGTTCTGCAGTTCAAGCGATGGTTATGAGCGTTTGTAAAAGAGGGGAAAAGATTATAATGCCTCGAAATGTTCATAGGAGTGCTATCAATGCATTAGTAATAACTGGAGCTGTTCCTGTTTATATAAATCCAGGAACAAATAAAAAACTTGGAATTCCACTAGGAATGTCAGTAGATGACGTAAAAAAGGCAATCAAAGAAAATCCAGATGCTAAAGCTGTATTGGTTAACAATCCAACTTATTATGGTATTTGTTCGAATCTAAAAGAGATTACTAAAATTGCACATGAACATGGTATGTATGTCTTAGTAGATGAGGCGCATGGAACTCATTTTTATTTTGGTGAAAATATGCCTGTATCTGCAGTTGAAGCAGGAGCAGACATGGCGGCTGTCAGCATGCATAAAACTGGAGGGTCTTTAACTCAAAGTTCCTTCTTACTTTTAAACTGTGATTTACATGTAGGATATGTTCGTCAAATAATAAATTTAACTCAAACAACAAGCGGATCATATCTCTTGATGTCATCACTTGATTTAGCGAGAAGAGATCTTGTGCTAAATGGAAAAGAAATATTTGCAAAAGTGACACAAATTGCAGAATATGCAAGAAACGAAGTAAATAAAATTGGTGGTTACTATGCTTTTTCAAAGGAATTAATTGATGGAGATGCAGTTTATGATTTTGATATAACAAAGCTATCTATATTTACAAGAGATATAGGTCTTGCAGGAATTGAAGTATATGATATGTTGAGAGATGAATACGGCATTCAGATAGAGTTCGGTGACATAGGAAATATTCTTGCAATAATTTCTGTAGGAGATCGTAACCTTGCGATTGAAAGATTAATAGCTTCTTTATCAGAAATAAAGAGGCTTAATTCAAGGGACAAGGCAGGAATGTTTGATCATGAATATATAAATCCGGAGGTTGTCCTTACACCTGAAGAGGCATTTTATTCAGCAAAGAAATCTATACCTATGAATGAAAGTCACGGGAAAATATGTGCTGAATCTGTAATGTGTTATCCACCAGGAATTCCAATTCTTGCACCAGGAGAAAAGATAACTAAGGAAATATTAGATTATATAAATTATGCAAAAGAAAAAGGATGTTTTTTAACTGGAACGGAAGATCCTAAGATTGAAAATATTAATATTGTGGAGGAAAAATAA
- a CDS encoding DnaJ domain-containing protein produces the protein MKDYYKILNISMKATNDEIKKAFRSLAKKYHPDRNKDDKDTLRKFQEVNEAYEVLSNETSRKKYDDERSKFNRKTNKDTNNENNNNSRNDKKYQAKGENIENLNKYFESFFGFNANTNDINKDKLKNEKNPIDTSKMFESFFNIK, from the coding sequence ATGAAAGATTATTATAAGATATTAAATATATCCATGAAAGCAACCAATGATGAGATAAAAAAGGCTTTTAGAAGCTTAGCAAAAAAATACCATCCAGATAGAAATAAAGATGATAAAGATACATTAAGAAAATTTCAAGAAGTAAACGAAGCTTATGAAGTTTTAAGTAATGAAACTTCAAGAAAAAAATATGATGACGAAAGATCAAAATTTAATCGAAAAACCAATAAAGATACAAATAACGAGAATAACAATAATAGTAGAAATGATAAAAAATATCAAGCTAAAGGTGAAAATATAGAGAACTTAAATAAATATTTTGAAAGTTTTTTTGGATTCAATGCAAATACTAATGATATAAATAAAGATAAATTAAAGAATGAAAAAAATCCAATAGATACAAGTAAAATGTTTGAGAGCTTTTTTAATATAAAGTAA
- the nspC gene encoding carboxynorspermidine decarboxylase, translating into MKDIDISKLPSPCYLVDERLLKRNLEILNQVQERTGAKIILATKAFSMFSTFPLIGKYLKGVTSSSLHEARLGYEEMGKEVHIYSPAYRDDEFDEIMKYSDHIVFNSFSQWRKYKDKVKSNKDKKIECGIRINPEYSEIETDIYNPCFENSRMGVTLANFEEDELEGIDGLHFHTMCEQNSDTLERTIKVVDEKFGKYIKKVKWVNFGGGHHITREDYDIETLIKSINFIKDKYGVDVYLEPGEAIALNTGFLVSTVLDTMKNGMDIAILDTSAECHMPDVLAMPYRPNIIGAGKPNEYEYTYRFGGPTCLAGDIIGDYSFKEPLKPGDKLIFCDMAIYSMVKNNTFNGVNLPAIVKYSEEKGIEVIREFGYEDFKRRLS; encoded by the coding sequence ATGAAAGATATAGATATAAGTAAATTACCATCACCATGCTATTTGGTGGATGAAAGACTTCTTAAGAGGAATTTGGAGATTTTAAATCAGGTACAGGAGAGGACTGGAGCTAAGATTATTTTAGCAACAAAGGCTTTCTCAATGTTTTCAACGTTTCCTTTAATAGGAAAGTATTTAAAGGGAGTTACTTCAAGTTCTTTGCATGAAGCGAGACTTGGATATGAGGAAATGGGCAAGGAAGTGCATATATATTCTCCAGCTTATAGAGATGATGAATTTGATGAAATAATGAAATATAGTGATCATATAGTATTTAACTCATTTAGCCAATGGAGAAAATACAAAGATAAAGTTAAGAGTAATAAAGATAAAAAGATAGAATGCGGTATTCGTATAAATCCTGAGTATTCAGAAATAGAAACAGATATATATAATCCATGTTTCGAAAATTCAAGAATGGGAGTTACTTTAGCTAACTTTGAGGAAGATGAGCTTGAAGGAATTGACGGATTGCATTTTCATACAATGTGTGAGCAAAATTCTGATACACTTGAACGTACAATAAAAGTTGTTGATGAAAAATTTGGTAAATATATTAAGAAAGTAAAATGGGTTAACTTTGGTGGCGGTCACCATATTACAAGAGAAGATTACGATATAGAAACCTTAATTAAATCTATTAACTTCATAAAAGATAAGTATGGAGTAGATGTATATCTAGAACCAGGTGAAGCAATTGCGTTAAATACAGGTTTTCTTGTATCAACAGTTTTAGATACTATGAAAAATGGAATGGATATAGCTATCTTAGATACCTCTGCTGAGTGTCATATGCCAGATGTACTTGCAATGCCATATAGGCCTAATATTATAGGTGCTGGAAAGCCAAATGAATATGAATATACATATAGATTTGGAGGACCAACCTGCCTTGCTGGAGATATTATAGGAGATTATTCATTTAAGGAACCGTTAAAACCTGGAGATAAATTAATATTTTGTGATATGGCTATTTATTCAATGGTTAAGAATAACACCTTTAATGGTGTAAACCTTCCTGCAATTGTAAAGTATAGCGAGGAAAAGGGAATAGAAGTAATAAGAGAATTTGGATACGAGGATTTTAAAAGGCGATTATCGTAA